From a region of the Ascochyta rabiei chromosome 22, complete sequence genome:
- a CDS encoding ATP-dependent DNA helicase II subunit 1 — protein MADAQDRKPGEEEDEEEELDETSYKSIKDAVLFAIDVSPTMLERPPASNDKKADRDSPTSAALKCAYHLMQQRIISNPTDMMGILLFGTEKTDLKDGDSTFQHCYLLSDLDVPSAQDVKRLRDLVEDEAEAEELLKPSKDGASIATVLFCANQIFTTKAPNFSSRRLFLVTDNDYPTKAKQDKDAAVTRARDLYDLGCTIDLFPISRQGHSFDRTRFYDDLVYPTSPSDPDAPVAIPSTTKVAKSGEGITLLKQLLSSINSKAAARRALFTLPLELGPGLKIGVKGYLLLKRQEHAKSCYVWVGGEKPQIVQQSTSHMADDTARVVEKTELRKAYRFGGDAITFTPDEITRIRQCFGDPVIRIIGFKPASSVPIWANTNKATFIYPSEADFIGSTRVFSALQQKLIKSKKMGLVWFVARRNASPTLCALLPSEEKVDEDGEQQMPPGLWLIPLPYADDIRQFPEQAEAPLKTTDALTDKMRIIMEQLQLPGGVYDPSKYPNPDLQWFYRILQAMALEEDIPDDPIDKTVPRFKQIDKRCGEYIEDYGKTFEEVFAQQSRNSLAVRGKPAAKRRTAEPEEKEKPAKRVKTEPKVKSEDGDDDGLTDQQMAVINDKGQISKQTVAVLKAYLSQRGQGVAGKKADLIERVQEYLESKGM, from the exons ATGGCAGACGCGCAGGACCGCAAGCCAggcgaagaggaggacgaggaggaagagCTTGACGAAACC AGCTACAAGTCGATCAAAGATGCCGTCCTCTTCGCAATTGATGTCAGTCCTACTATGCTCGAGCGTCCTCCGGCTTCAAACGATAAGAAGGCCGACCGCGACTCGCCCACATCAGCTGCGCTCAAATGCGCGTATCACCTGATGCAGCAACGTATCATCTCGAATCCAACCGATATGATGGGCATCTTGCTCTTCGGCACGGAGAAGACCGATCTGAAAGACGGAGACAGTACCTTTCAGCATTGCTACTTGCTTTCAGATCTCGACGTACCATCCGCACAGGACGTGAAGAGGCTGCGCGATCTAGTCGAGGATGAAGCCGAGGCGGAGGAGCTGCTGAAGCCTTCAAAAGACGGCGCAAGCATAGCGACAGTCCTCTTCTGTGCGAACCAAATCTTCACGACAAAAGCCCCTAATTTCTCCTCAAGACGGCTGTTCCTAGTCACAGACAACGACTATCCGACTAAAGCGAAGCAGGACAAAGACGCAGCTGTGACACGAGCCCGCGACTTGTACGATCTGGGGTGCACCATTGACTTGTTTCCCATCTCTCGCCAGGGCCACAGCTTTGACCGCACACGATTCTACGATGATTTGGTCTATCCTACATCACCTTCCGACCCAGACGCGCCGGTTGCTATACCCTCCACGACCAAAGTCGCTAAGAGCGGCGAAGGTATCACACTTCTGAAGCAACTTCTTTCTTCCATCAACTCAAAAGCTGCTGCTCGTCGAGCACTGTTCACACTACCACTGGAACTTGGCCCCGGCCTGAAGATAGGCGTGAAAGGCTACCTTTTGCTGAAGCGGCAAGAGCACGCCAAGTCTTGCTACGTCTGGGTTGGTGGCGAGAAGCCCCAGATTGTGCAGCAGTCCACATCGCACATGGCCGACGATACAGCGCGAGTGGTCGAGAAGACTGAGCTAAGAAAAGCCTACAGATTCGGCGGAGACGCCATCACATTCACGCCAGACGAGATCACGCGGATACGGCAATGCTTTGGTGATCCAGTGATCCGGATTATCGGCTTCAAGCCCGCATCCAGTGTACCAATCTGGGCGAACACGAACAAGGCTACGTTCATATATCCTTCCGAAGCAGACTTCATCGGCTCAACGCGTGTTTTCTCGGCGCTGCAACAGAAGCTCATCAAGTCGAAGAAGATGGGTCTTGTCTGGTTTGTCGCGCGCCGTAATGCCTCACCCACCTTATGCGCGCTTCTGCCATCCGAGGAGAAGGTTGACGAAGACGGTGAGCAGCAAATGCCGCCAGGTCTCTGGCTTATCCCGCTTCCCTATGCAGACGACATCCGCCAGTTCCCTGAGCAGGCCGAGGCACCTCTGAAGACCACAGACGCTCTCACGGACAAGATGCGCATAATCATGGAGCAACTACAACTACCTGGCGGTGTGTACGATCCTTCGAAATATCCAAATCCAGATCTGCAGTGGTTCTACCGCATCCTCCAAGCCATGGCTCTAGAAGAGGACATACCCGACGACCCCATTGACAAGACGGTGCCGCGCTTCAAGCAGATCGACAAGCGCTGCGGCGAATACATCGAAGACTACGGCAAGACATTTGAGGAGGTCTTCGCTCAGCAATCTCGCAACTCACTGGCAGTCCGCGGGAAGCCAGCAGCAAAGCGACGCACAGCCGAGCCCGAGGAGAAGGAAAAGCCCGCCAAGCGTGTGAAGACGGAGCCAAAAGTAAAGAGCGAAGACGGCGATGACGACGGCTTGACCGACCAGCAAATGGCCGTCATCAACGACAAGGGCCAAATTAGCAAGCAGACCGTTGCGGTGCTGAAGGCTTATTTGAGCCAGAGGGGGCAAGGCGTGGCAGGGAAGAAGGCAGATCTTATCGAGAGGGTGCAGGAGTATCTCGAGAGTAAGGGAATGTAA